The Hordeum vulgare subsp. vulgare chromosome 4H, MorexV3_pseudomolecules_assembly, whole genome shotgun sequence genomic interval agggcaaaagagtcaTTTTACAACCACATTTAACACCGTTAGTGTTCAGATTGCACTACAGGGCCATATTAGGAAGGAAATGAAGTTTAGATGTCAAATAGGGAAAAAAATAATATTTAGGGCCAAATAGGGAAGAAGAATTTAAGAAAGGGCCAAATAAGGAATTCTCTCTACGAGTAACTAGTGACCTCTCCTTTGCATTCTGCAGCAGCTTCTTTAGCTCAGCGTACTGGTTGGTGACACTGACACAGTGTTAGATCTCGGTAGGAGAAGTCGCTTCGGTTCACCACTTTTATACTCGCCGATCAAGTACACCGCCCACCCCACTCCTCAAGTCCTCAAATCAACACTCCAGTCCAAGCTAGCCAGCAAAGACGCCTCATCCTCCCTACGCTCTCCCAGTCGCTCCCAGTTCATGTGCGCCCGAACTCCACGCCACAGCCTGCCCCCGCCACCCTGCCATCCCAAAGCTTCTACAACTGCCACCGAGAGGTAGCGAGCTCTACACCTGCTGTAATCTTCCCCTCCGCGGTAATTGAACCGAGAGAGGGAGGTAGTACAGGTATGGTTTGTTGCTCTCGGGGACGAGATAGGCCGGCGGCCGGCGGGCTGCTCGGGTCGTGCCTCCTCATCGCCGCCCTCGTCCAGTTCTCGTTCCTCGGATCCACCTTCCTCTTGGCCGTCGACGGTGCTCGCACGTCGTCATTCATGGCCATGGCGCCGCTTCCTGTGGCTATGGCCCCCTCGCCGTTGGGGCTCAAGGACGACAAAAGGCCTGTGCCCACGGGCTCAAACCCTTTGCACAACAGATGAGGCGGATCACAATATGGTGGCACGCATAGCGAAGGTGCTGATATCCTGGGTCAGAGGAACTGCGAGTATCTCAATATGATCACAATACAGTGCGTGTATCTGAGCATGCAGGGAGATCAACTTGCGATGCGATCGACATTCGATGGTGCTGCGAGACTCCGTAAGCTTCTGATtctacttcttttcttctccgCGTCAAGCCGTGTGAAGTCATCGATCAGTcggtgttttttttttttttgtaatcGATCAGCTGGGGGTCCGTCTGATCGAGGAGAAAGGAAGCTGAATGAGAAGGGTACTGGGTTGCGCTTGTATTACTAGTTAGCTAGCTTGGTATAGTTCACCCTTGCTGTTTTGTAGTATGGCATTCTTGATGCTTCAAGTAAAAAACATTCATGTAAtcatttgttgttgttcttttttccTCCGGGGCTTCTCATTATTTTGCTTCTTCTTCATGACGAATCAATAAATACACAGTTGTGAAGGTCAACGTCCAATGTGAGCACGTACGGGCCTGCACGATGATGCATGGAGACGAGGTAAAGACCTCGTGCTGCAAAACTTGCTGTACGTAACGTTATACCAGTGTGCACGATCACATCTGGTTAATTTCAGTCAAAGTGAGGCCCCATGTCATTAGTACAAAGGCACTAGCTAGTGGACACGACCTTGGCACGTACGTCGTGGCCAAGGAATTTGATCTCGAAACCATTTGGCCAGCTGCAAATTTAAAAGAAACAAACTTCCAGTTACAAACGCGGTCTATGCTCGATTTCAGATATTGACATCGTTACTCTCACTCATGTAGTAACTTCTAGTACTCCTACTAGTAATATATTCAATCAGCTCAGATCTGGATTACTCGCTACTAACCAGTATATATATAGTACTATTGTAACGCAGCAATTGATGATCCTTGTTTGAAGTGCATCAATTCCGTTGTCCAAACGGAACCGTGTTTGTGGGATTCATAGGCAGGCTTGGCGTTTTGCTTTTGGAAGCAACTGCATTACTATCAGTGTTGCATATGCAGTCGGGAGCGAGAGCGCGTGTGGGTTAGTGCAACTTAACGCACGAGACGCCGGAAAAGGTGCCCTCATGTTCTCCGCCCTCGGACTATTTTATGCGCGGCACTCGTACTGCTCTCACATCTGCACTAACCAGGACGCATGCATCGCGTCGCGCCCCTATCTTTCACCGGTGGATTCGCTACCACATCCAAGTCATCGACCTTTTGCTTGATTAGTTTAGTACAAGGTCAAAACGATCTGCATAATTAAGCATGCATAGGAGTTCGCGCAGCTAGGTTTGTACACGCAGTAGGAGTATTATCCGCATGAAGGTAGAAAATAACATTTTACCGATGAGAACTGAGAAGAGATGGATcgatggaggtaaatatatactaGCAAACCCTGACGTGATGTTTCAGCAGCAGGAGTAGGTGTTTGTACCCAGTCCATATAGACTGTACGCACGTATGTACTGTACGCACGTCGACGGCACGCAAGTATACGTACTTTTGGCACTAGCCTTTAGTGAAGACGCCGACTGGTCGAGATTTGACCGTGGTAGAGTGACAAGCCAGCTCTCATTTTGCTTCTGCTGGTAGGATCAGATTGGTCGATAGGGTTAGGGCCATCGCCTCAGGTTAACAACTCGGCGTCTCTGGTGGCTTATGGACAAAGCAAGAACATACATACAGCACGTCTAGCGCTAAGCCAGAAGCAGTCCTACTGCTGCGTATGTTTTACTCCAACCAGGCAGTCATACATAAATCCGGCCAGGGCGACTTTATTTGGATGTGAAGGGAAATAAATGTCATAGAATTGCGGCCCTCTGATTGGTGTAATTAAACCACGGGAGGGAAGCCTGGAAAGAGCTTTTGCGTCACGCAGCTCAAGAGATTCCGAGTCTCCGTGCATCTGCGCGGCGCGCCCTGGGCGCCGGGGAGGCAGAGGCGGGAGCGAACGGGGAGCGCCGACCGGTGTCTGGGTCGCCACGGTTTCCCGGGCTTTGTTTATCGCACCGAAGGCGTTGAATGTCTGCTGCTCGTATTAATGGTCACGTGAGGTGGAAGCCATAGCCAGCCCGCGTTCGCTCTTGTCCCTCGCCGCCCGCTGCTGGATGCGGagactccatctctcttgcttgtCAGCTGCGACTGCGgagtctccatctctcttgcttgtCAGCTGCGACTGCGGAGGTCAAATTAATCATGCTGGGTTTAGAGCAACTCAACCGGTCGATCTAAAGGGATGGTCCGTCACGAACGTCCATGTCTTTTTAAATTGGATTAATTATCCTTTTGTCCTCAGTGGTATCTCTGTGCTTATTTTTTGTTCTCAGGTTTAAATTATGCTCAGTTTTGCTCCTAGTCTGTCCGCACCAACTCGTTCCGTAAATAATGCCGTTTCCGTCAGCTCAACGTTTCGACACGGTCCTTACAGGTGGGACCAGGCGGCAGAGACGCGCTACACGATCAAACAGTTGTCTCGCGGCTTGTGGGACCCAGCAAAGAGCCGTTGAGCACAGAGCCGTTGCGGGTGTGCGATATAAGCGACGGCACACGTTCCCGGAGCCGCGGTGAGCAACAGTCAGCTAGGCTGGAGAGCTGGGCGCGGGCGACAAAAAGAGCGGTTGTGACCACTGTTGGTAGCTAGGACCTGGGCGCGGGCGACAGAAAGAGCGGCGGTGACCACTGTCGATAGAGAGAGCGGGTGACAGAGAGCGTGGCGGTGGGAAGATTGTTGTGGAGGGCGAGGCGGCGTTGAGATCACCTTCGGCTTCGTGCTCGATGTCTTCTTCAAGCTCCCGCGCCACCTCGCGAATCCAGAGCCCGGCGTGAGTGGAGACGTCGATCTTCGTCAGTCCGTGGTGTCGGACAGGCGTTGATCGGAGGGTTTCTCGCACGCCGAAGACCATAATCGTCCGTTCTACATGTGCAGCGAGAATGAGGTAAGAATAGGGGCAATTGCACCATTTTCATGGTGGGGATCCTTGACCAATACAGTTGCTCTGTGTGGCGTTCATGCATGTTAAATGTTTCTTCCTTTGGGTCAATGTTCTAGCCAAAACTCTGATGAATGAACtacaggaagagcatgaagaatagTTGCCCATCCTGCCTCGAACGGCAGTGGCCGCAGCACGAGCTTCGGAAGAAGAGACGGAGGGCGGAGCACGCAATGACAGAGAGCTACCTGTTGAGCTTAGGAGGTTGAACAAGAAGGTTAGGAAGGTCGAAGATCAAGCAAAAATACCCAATTACAATTATTTTTGGGCATTTATAGGTATGGTAATTGCACTGGATGTAATGTTGAAATTGTATGGAAAGGCATCAATTATGAAGGAATTTTGTAAGCTTGAAATTGTATGACAAAATCATCTTGTTTAAATGTTGGTCAAAGTTATTTAAATGTTGAAAAAAGGGAGAAGAAATGACGAACATTTAAATATGTGAAAAAAAGGGAGAAGAGATGAGAAATTGAGAAACTTTGATAAGTGAGATGCAGCTCTCTGCTCTGCCTTTGTGTAAAAAAATAGGTTTCTTTGTGAGCCAAGTTCAGAGCCGAGAGCCAAGTGTCGGCTAGACTAACGGGAAAACTACATCCAATTAGGCCCATTCGGGGTGAACAAATGAGATCTCTTGCGTGTTTTTCTGCTTTCTGTTCAGATTTAGTTAAGGTAGTAAGTCATTTTATTTAAttctgaaactttttgtggaagCAAAATTAATTATTCCAGAGCCAAACAATTAAgttcagattttttttggaactgtTAAATATTTCATACCAATTTAATTACTCCAATTCAAATACATCGTGATTTAAATCAAAGACCAAAATGTCATGGAAAATGTGCCTCAGCCCTAGTTGAGGTTTACACCTCATGCCAAAattaatgaacattttttaaggGCAATACATGGAGAAAAAAATAATTTGTCTAAATAAATGAGGGGTGGAAATGAACAAAAAATTGGTGCCGCTGGGACTCGAACCAAGGATCGCGTGAGTTTGTGGTGTTTAGGGCCGCGCTGGTAACCATTAGGGCAGATGGAAAGACTTTGACATGGATAGGGAAGGAAACTATACATAGTGAGACCTTGACCTGGTTTAGGATTTAAAAACGTATGTTTGTACTGAATGTTTGCACACGCGTGAGagtagttttcctttgttttgtaCTGAACTTTTGAAGGGTTGAAAACACATGTTTGCACTGCCACATGATTCTGGTTAGAGTGACACTTGGTTTAGGGTCTAAAGGGAATAAATGTGCATGTTAGTTCATGACTTGGTTTAGGGAAGAAATGATATCTTTGAAAACGGACATTTTTGACCACACATAATAAAATAGATAGATAACATGCTACCCACCGTACTCTTACATAGATGGATACACTACATAGATAAGTCCAGGGACACGACACAACACGACACGCATGACATAGAAAAGTAACAAAATAAAAATCATAAAACTAAAACATGACGAGCTTGATGAACAACTTCACTCCGGGCTCGCACCCCTTCTTGAACATCTTCATCTTGACCTTTCTTCCACCTTGGTCGCGCCCCTTCACCACCGTCTTCAACTtcactcctcctcgtcatcgtagGGAAGGGAGTGCATCTGGTTTTGTGGAAGATGCACTTgtagttggtgaagatgttgtacaCCGTGAAGAAGATGGACTCGCAGCCGCACCAATACACTTGGCCGAGGAGCTCGCAAGTGTCAAACTGGTTGGCGAAGGTGACCGTGAGCAGTACGAGGGTGTGGGCGCGGTCACAAACCCCGTTGAGGGTGAACATCCTAGGCGAGCCCCGTGGGAGGTGGGCATAGCCGGCTCTGAGGAAGACGCGGGCGAGCTCGACGAACCCTCTCCACCTGGAACTCACCCACACACGGAGCTCGCTCTCCACGAGCACGTCTAGTGGGTAGCGCAGCTCTGGCACGACAGGTGGACGAAGGAAGGTCAACCAGTTGTACTGCATCTTCACTTGGTGCTTGGGGTTCTCGGAGAGGATGGAGGGCTCGGTTCGTTGGGCGTTTGAAGTTGGAGAGAATGGATCTGGCTTGGGTGGTGAGTGGGTGAGGAAGAGAAGCATATAAATGGGCGTGTGagtgggagaggaagagagaaggCATGCGAACAGTGTGTGTGTGAACCCGGCCGCGTGCGTGTGTATCCGTTAAGTTTTGGCACCGAAATGATGGGGCGTGTGCGTGTGTATCCAGGCACCGAAATGGTGATAGGGCTGCTGTTTGACCGGGCGCGTGCATCTGAATCAATGCGTGCATGGCCACGTTGCTCGCCTCCCGCGCATGCATGCCCACGTCCGCCTCCCTCGCATTCATGCCCATGTCCACCTCCCGCACATGCAGGCAGGCCTGGAAAGGCTGAGACGGGCATTAACAAATCTCACAGGCCCGGATAGCGAGACGGCCCAATGGTCTATCTAGCGCGCCCACTATGCGTGTTGAGAAAAAAAAATCGCCCAGCCAATGAGATTGCATCTCGCGgatcgccctcctcctccccatagATCGACGGTCCTTGTTCGGCGCTATGGTTAGATGGACGGTTCTTGTTCAGCTCTAGGGTTAGCGGGATTTGGGAGGGGTTTGGAGCAGTCAAAGATAGGTTTGACCAGATTTCAAATAAGCATAATAAATTAAATAAAAATCAGAACAATGAAAAACATGCGCACATCATCTTCTTAAGTCATATACTAACGATTTAAGTTGATAAACAAGGTCTACATACATTTAAACAAAAATTTCATGTGTCTCATGTGATATCTCAAGTATCTCAAACTCTCTTGTATGAAGTGAAGAGAATTGTTTTGGGGAAATAATCATGAAAATTTTAAAAACCTCACcacagcttcattttggagtgactaagaaggatctaGGCTTAGTTTTTCATTTTCATACTTTAAACTTCTTTAATTGGTGAAAGTTAGGTTTGACCAGAATTCAAATGGGAATAATAAATTAAAAAACTCAGAAAAATGAAAAACGAATGCACATAGTCTTCTTATGTCATATACTAGCGATTTAAGTTGATAAACAAGATCTACATACATTCAAATGAAAAAAATTGACGTATGAAGTGAAGAGAAGTGGTTTGGGGCTTGGAACATGAAATTTTCAAAAACCTCACCATAGCTTGTGACTAAGAAAGATCAAGGGTTAGTTTTTCATTTTGATGTTTTAGACTTTTTTAAATCTTGGTCAAAGTTAGGTTTGACCAGAATTCAAATGagcaaacaaattcaaaaaaacaaaaaaaactagcGCACATAGTTTGTACATATAGAATATATGTGTAGGAAAGTTATTTGGCTGATTTAGACAAGGTCaaaaaaacttgcttagaaaTGAGGTCGTTTACCCTACCTTTGGAGCTCTTTTTAGCACATTTTTCATGAATGTGAGTTTACCCTACCAAAGTTTCGAAAGAATTGCAACATCCAAATAGCATGTCACATTTGAAGTTCTAACATAGATCCAACATCATTCACACATAGTACTAACATAGATCGAACATCATTCAACAGAAATACAACAttattcgtaatttttcataattatTCATAAATAGCGTTGgggcttgtgtttgatccttgaGCTTCTTGTCATCACTTTGCTCCTCGTGCACCATTGCTCATTGTGCTCATTGCTTCTTCTATTCTCCTCTTGGTTGTCGGTACCTTGCACGTCTTCTTCAAACCTACCGCAGAGCTGTACAAAAAATAAAGGGTAATGAGATCATGTCAAGTTATAACTATCTAGTAGTATTTGCAAGATTTACatagaatgtggctccgaggtgacctcacccgtctagggtgctcaaacacccaagagtaacaagatccgcaagggattagtggggggaatcaaatatctcttggtggaagtgtagatcagggccttctcaaccaatccctaggaaatcaacaagtttgactggctaaggagagagatcgggtgaaaatgagctttggagaaacaatggaccttagggaggtaagaggtaaccttcttggggaagaagacccctttatatagtgggggaaataaTCCAACCGTTACTCCCACTCATAGCCCgagtagagcggtactaccgcacggtaggttcactaaccatggtagtaaaaaattacttccaTGCCTACCACCGGTGAGACTGCGGTTGTGCAAAAGTGTGAGGGGGtagtagtaaaaaaactactacctccagagagcggtactaccactggcacctgcggtactaccggtggcacATGAGTACTACTGCTGGCACTTTGCACAGACATGGAGAAACAagttggagctccattgaagcgagggaaaggtggtgcaatagaacggtgtacgtgttgattccaccctaacttttctgaagcggaccccctcttaatagtacggcttcctATGACtctaatccaccaaagagaaacatagaaagcaaccgtctttgctagactccgaggggcaccgaatcgtcttatgcctagtcatgaattatctgaaatgctcagtgcacacgattagtccgcacaagctttgtcatcaatcaccaaaaccacttagggagaaatatgccctaacaatctccccctttttggtggattgatgacaatgcatgatttgcacaaaaggatatagaaaataacatatgcaaacccaaaatctgTACACTAGAGACATGCTCCCGTGGATGTGTGCATACTTAGAGAAAACCATGGACTGCAAAGCACACAACCTGGGAATAGcacccccctatattttatagacgaTGCATTCCTTCCAACAAACTGATTAATcactaagcatggaagcaaggcatagcatgtgagcatgaatataagggCACAAACTAAatagactcacaagctactaatgTACTGGATAATAATAAGACAATAAGGATAGATGAGTGatggcatatgtctcacaccatatgatagagTACGCCTCCAGGACTCACACACAAAAGAAAACCAACCAAGGTAACAACGAAATTTCAACGAACAAAGAGACACGGAAAACGATGGaactcgcaaatcctacactcccccctttggcatcgggacaccaaaaaggcagggaGGACACCTACGACACAGGTGGTAGCTCGAGATGCATAGATATCAGCAATCGGACTCCTCATCATCCTCCTTATCAGACTCATCCCACTCAAGATTCTTCTTGTCCATCCAGGCAGCTTCAGGAGTAATGTCTTGCTCAGACCCACTAGAGATGTGCACATCGAGCTTCCTGAGAATCAGCTTGTCGCGCTGAcagctctccttctgagcaacataTGTCATATATTTCCCCTTTGCGTGCATGCAAAACATGGTCTTCATCCGGtccttgagcttcttggcccaagatggcttgGCAGAGGAAGGCACATGTGTCTCGAGAATGCCCTCATCCTCGGCCTCAGCCTCATCTGTATCTATGTTGGCAGGAGCAGGTGTCGTGGTAGTGCTGTCCCACTTGTTCTTCTGACGCATCTTAATAGGCTCATGACGGATCCAACCGGGAGCCTCAAACATCATATCTGGATAGgtcatcgaccacctctcctagaTCAAGTAAAACAGATAAGGTCCATAGGTAGGAACCTTTAAGGTGAAACACAGCTGACTGAAGCTCACagcacatgacgtgagacacatcAAGCGGTCCAGGAGCACGAGCCCACCCTTTATGACACATCAAAAGCATATCCACTAGATATGATTGCACCTGGACCTTGTTGCCAACGCACGCAAAGAGAGTGTTGCGAATGTTtcggtgcatgacatcaaggaaggGGTTCAGGACATGAGAGATCTCACCAGATGGGGACACCTTCTCAATAAAGTAGGGCAACAGCTTTTCCTTAGGTGTAGCAGATGGCTTGGCGTGTGGGCGCAAACCAACTGGGTTCTCAAGCCCCTCATCACGAATGTGTAGAAGATCCATAAACTCCTTCCAAGTAGCAGAGAGCTTCTCCAcattggtcatccaagtcatagtgcgCTCCGCATCAGAGTGGAAGTGAACAGTAACAAAGAACTGAGCCACAGTCTCAGGATTGAAGTTAATCTGAAACGCGATGATGTCCTCGATCCCGAGCTTCTCCACCATGTCCAGAGGCTCACCAAAATATGTCGGGTCCTTCTTGAGATGATccatgtcaatccactgaactggtaCATATATGT includes:
- the LOC123450650 gene encoding uncharacterized protein LOC123450650, encoding MELLEKSLRFTTFILADQVHRPPHSSSPQINTPVQASQQRRLILPTLSQSLPVHVRPNSTPQPAPATLPSQSFYNCHREVASSTPAVIFPSAVIEPREGGSTGMVCCSRGRDRPAAGGLLGSCLLIAALVQFSFLGSTFLLAVDGARTSSFMAMAPLPVAMAPSPLGLKDDKRPVPTGSNPLHNR